In Capillimicrobium parvum, a genomic segment contains:
- a CDS encoding MlaD family protein gives MTRAVRNHWKDFAALLVLLVVAIGVGSYILSHQRLYLPDWVPVIGSDFVDRKLELSTAQAITPGQGQEVAIAGVKVGEVGSVELKDGRAVVTMKIHRGDATLYRNATALVRPKTGLNDMTIQLDPGTKDAGKAADDWVIPISQTAPTVNVDEILASLDVDTRDYLQILLGNAAQGLDGNANNLANTFRRFEPTSRDVLEITRLLAERHDNIKRSIHNFRLLTEAVATKDDELAQLVDSSNAVFQAFNNQDRALRSTLQQLPPTLNVAQTNLAKADRLAQTLGPTLQALRPGARALGPSLRQLRPFLVESTPIIRDKIRPFARESLPTVKILRPAARNLSKLTPDLTSALKVVNYLVNELAYNPPGDAEEGYLFWAAWTNHAGASVFATQDAQGPIRKGMVLASCSTLQTLPNIARANPQLGVLIQMLNPVSARQACSSSTGAGSPTPPSSTGTGTQGETSPAATTASAKGGAG, from the coding sequence ATGACCCGCGCCGTCCGCAACCACTGGAAGGACTTCGCGGCGCTCCTCGTGCTGCTCGTCGTCGCGATCGGCGTCGGCAGCTACATCCTGTCGCACCAGCGGCTGTACCTCCCCGACTGGGTGCCGGTCATCGGCTCGGACTTCGTGGACCGCAAGCTCGAGCTCTCCACGGCGCAGGCGATCACCCCGGGCCAGGGCCAGGAGGTCGCGATCGCCGGCGTGAAGGTCGGCGAGGTGGGCAGCGTCGAGCTCAAGGACGGCCGCGCCGTGGTGACGATGAAGATCCACCGCGGCGACGCGACGCTCTACAGGAACGCGACCGCGCTCGTGCGCCCGAAGACCGGGCTCAACGACATGACGATCCAGCTCGATCCCGGCACGAAGGACGCCGGCAAGGCGGCCGACGACTGGGTCATCCCGATCAGCCAGACCGCGCCGACGGTCAACGTCGACGAGATCCTCGCGTCGCTCGACGTCGACACGCGCGACTACCTGCAGATCCTGCTCGGCAACGCGGCACAGGGCCTCGACGGCAACGCGAACAACCTGGCCAACACGTTCCGGCGCTTCGAGCCGACCAGCCGCGACGTCCTGGAGATCACGCGACTCCTCGCCGAGCGGCACGACAACATCAAGCGCTCGATCCACAACTTCCGCCTGCTCACCGAGGCGGTGGCGACGAAGGACGACGAGCTCGCCCAGCTCGTCGACTCCTCCAACGCGGTCTTCCAGGCGTTCAACAACCAGGACCGCGCGCTGCGCTCCACGCTGCAGCAGCTGCCGCCGACGCTGAACGTCGCGCAGACGAACCTCGCCAAGGCCGACCGGCTGGCCCAGACGCTCGGGCCGACGCTGCAGGCGCTGCGGCCGGGCGCGCGGGCCCTCGGTCCCTCCCTGCGCCAGCTGCGCCCCTTCCTGGTCGAGTCGACGCCGATCATCCGCGACAAGATCCGGCCGTTCGCGCGGGAGTCGCTGCCGACGGTGAAGATCCTGCGGCCCGCGGCGCGGAACCTCTCGAAGCTGACGCCGGACCTCACGAGCGCGCTGAAGGTCGTCAACTACCTCGTCAACGAGCTGGCCTACAACCCGCCCGGCGACGCCGAGGAGGGCTACCTGTTCTGGGCGGCGTGGACGAACCACGCCGGCGCGTCGGTGTTCGCGACGCAGGACGCGCAGGGCCCGATCCGCAAGGGCATGGTGCTCGCCTCCTGCTCGACGCTGCAGACGCTGCCGAACATCGCGCGCGCCAACCCGCAGCTCGGCGTCCTCATCCAGATGCTCAACCCGGTGAGCGCGCGGCAGGCGTGCTCGAGCTCGACCGGGGCGGGCAGCCCGACGCCGCCGAGCTCGACCGGCACGGGCACGCAGGGCGAGACGAGCCCGGCGGCGACGACCGCCTCGGCCAAGGGGGGTGCGGGCTAA
- a CDS encoding MlaD family protein, which translates to MGGRRRSSSIAANPVLIGAATVLVILVAVFLAYNANNGLPFVPTYQLKVDVPNAANLVRGNDVRVGGTRVGAVADIVPKRSKDGTYYAQLTLKLQRSVDPLPKDSTFLVRSRSALGLKYVQITKGTSEDGWSDGATVSVAHAKPEPVEIDQVLNMFDEQTRQASQVNLNEFGLALAGRGQDLNVAIEELDPLLKNLVPVMQNLSDNRTQLGRLFQSLERAASIVAPAAQTQADLFVNLDTTFSALSDVRGDIQDSIEGGPAALDAAIQGFPRQRPFLANSQALFHELRPGVRALRTAAPILADAFEDGTRTLPRTVALNQRLTSTFNSLVAFAEDPNTKLGVDDLQTTSDILRPTIAYLKPAQTVCNYMTLWFRNIASLLSDGDANGTWQRFIIVAAPQGPNNEGGPASKPAAGPNRDNYLHTNPYPNTSSPGQPAECEAGNEQYLPGRTVIGNVPGTQSQSTAKTKASLTD; encoded by the coding sequence ATGGGCGGTCGTCGTCGCTCGAGCTCCATCGCGGCCAACCCGGTCCTGATCGGCGCCGCCACGGTCCTGGTCATCCTGGTCGCCGTCTTCCTCGCCTACAACGCGAACAACGGCCTGCCGTTCGTGCCGACGTACCAGCTGAAGGTCGACGTGCCCAACGCGGCGAACCTCGTGCGCGGCAACGACGTCCGGGTCGGCGGCACGCGCGTCGGCGCCGTGGCCGACATCGTGCCCAAGCGCAGCAAGGACGGCACGTACTACGCGCAGCTCACGCTGAAGCTGCAGCGCAGCGTCGACCCGCTGCCGAAGGACTCGACGTTCCTCGTGCGCTCGCGGTCGGCCCTGGGCCTGAAGTACGTCCAGATCACGAAGGGCACGTCCGAGGACGGCTGGAGCGACGGCGCCACGGTCAGCGTCGCCCACGCCAAGCCGGAGCCGGTCGAGATCGACCAGGTCCTCAACATGTTCGACGAGCAGACGCGGCAGGCCTCGCAGGTCAACCTCAACGAGTTCGGGCTCGCGCTCGCCGGCCGCGGCCAGGACCTCAACGTGGCCATCGAGGAGCTCGACCCGCTGCTGAAGAACCTCGTGCCGGTCATGCAGAACCTGTCGGACAACCGCACGCAGCTCGGGCGGCTGTTCCAGTCGCTGGAGCGCGCCGCGTCGATCGTCGCGCCCGCGGCGCAGACGCAGGCCGACCTGTTCGTCAACCTCGACACGACGTTCTCCGCGCTGTCGGACGTGCGCGGCGACATCCAGGACTCGATCGAGGGCGGCCCGGCGGCGCTCGACGCGGCGATCCAGGGCTTCCCGCGCCAGCGGCCGTTCCTGGCCAACTCGCAGGCGCTCTTCCACGAGCTGCGGCCCGGCGTGCGGGCGCTGCGCACCGCCGCCCCCATCCTCGCCGACGCCTTCGAGGACGGCACGCGGACGCTGCCGCGCACCGTCGCGCTCAACCAGCGGCTGACGAGCACGTTCAACTCGCTCGTCGCCTTCGCCGAGGACCCGAACACGAAGCTCGGCGTCGACGACCTGCAGACGACGTCGGACATCCTGCGCCCGACGATCGCCTACCTGAAGCCGGCCCAGACCGTCTGCAACTACATGACGCTCTGGTTCCGCAACATCGCGAGCCTGCTCTCCGACGGCGACGCGAACGGGACGTGGCAGCGGTTCATCATCGTCGCCGCGCCGCAGGGCCCGAACAACGAGGGCGGCCCGGCGTCCAAGCCCGCCGCCGGCCCGAACCGCGACAACTACCTGCACACGAACCCGTACCCGAACACGAGCTCGCCGGGCCAGCCGGCCGAGTGCGAGGCGGGCAACGAGCAGTACCTGCCCGGCCGCACCGTGATCGGCAACGTGCCGGGCACCCAGTCGCAATCGACCGCGAAGACGAAGGCGAGCCTGACCGACTGA
- a CDS encoding MlaD family protein: protein MARASKSKSDANRIPRKDRRGVNPVAVGVVLLVVIGIICYFGFTKSVPFTHGFRVNAVFENANSIRKNSPVRIAGVNVGKVTKIERWQDTNASVVTLELQDKALPIHKDATAKIRPRIFLEGNFFVDLQPGTPSSPTLGDGDSLPMTQTASPVQLGDVLTSLQFDTRKSLQTVLDEYGSALTSKPTPADDAQADPDTRGETAAQSLNDNFDYAGPALKNASIVNQAVLGVQPDDLGESIASLAKVTGALGRNERQLQDFVTNFNATMKIFADESTNLQTTIRELSPTLRITNRTLADLNDAFPPTRAFAREILPGVRETPATITASFPWIKQTRALVQPSELQGVARELSPATSDLAKTIDGTLQLLPQADLLSKCVTKVILPTGDIVIQDGALSTGKENYKEFWYALVGLAGEGQNFDGNGIYVRFQPGGGIQTVSTGKGSLSGEELFGRNDLAPIGNRPVYPGRRPPYRPDVPCYTQKIPDLNGAATGRPDASTESTPPPLGDATGTVAPLVGTVGDILNGLTQQVVSLADQTLPPGPIGGIPETAGNTVTTATGALPAGRSASRRAAARRAAARRRSAKLRTARTRSAPRISRDDVAGQLLDRLNPFRAAGVGRTASRGARSAARSGG, encoded by the coding sequence ATGGCACGCGCCTCCAAGTCCAAGTCCGACGCCAACCGGATCCCGCGCAAGGACCGGCGCGGCGTCAACCCGGTCGCGGTCGGCGTCGTGCTGCTCGTCGTCATCGGGATCATCTGCTACTTCGGCTTCACGAAGTCCGTGCCGTTCACGCACGGCTTCCGGGTCAACGCCGTCTTCGAGAACGCGAACTCGATCCGCAAGAACTCGCCGGTGCGCATCGCGGGCGTCAACGTCGGCAAGGTCACGAAGATCGAGCGCTGGCAGGACACCAACGCGTCCGTGGTCACGCTGGAGCTCCAGGACAAGGCGCTGCCGATCCACAAGGACGCCACCGCGAAGATCCGGCCGCGCATCTTCCTCGAGGGCAACTTCTTCGTGGACCTGCAGCCGGGGACGCCGAGCTCGCCGACGCTCGGCGACGGCGACTCGCTGCCGATGACCCAGACCGCCTCGCCCGTGCAGCTCGGCGACGTGCTGACGTCGCTGCAGTTCGACACCCGCAAGTCGCTGCAGACGGTCCTCGACGAGTACGGCAGCGCGCTGACCTCGAAGCCGACGCCGGCCGACGACGCCCAGGCCGACCCGGACACCCGGGGCGAGACGGCGGCGCAGTCGCTCAACGACAACTTCGACTACGCGGGACCGGCGCTGAAGAACGCCTCGATCGTCAACCAGGCGGTCCTCGGCGTGCAGCCCGACGACCTCGGCGAGTCGATCGCCAGCCTCGCGAAGGTCACCGGAGCGCTGGGACGCAACGAACGCCAGCTGCAGGACTTCGTCACGAACTTCAACGCGACGATGAAGATCTTCGCCGACGAGTCGACGAACCTCCAGACGACGATCCGCGAGCTGAGCCCGACCCTGCGGATCACCAACCGCACGCTGGCCGACCTCAACGACGCGTTCCCGCCGACGCGCGCGTTCGCCCGCGAGATCCTGCCGGGCGTGCGCGAGACGCCGGCGACGATCACCGCCAGCTTCCCGTGGATCAAGCAGACCCGCGCCCTCGTGCAGCCGTCGGAGCTGCAGGGCGTCGCCCGCGAGCTCAGCCCGGCGACGAGCGACCTGGCCAAGACGATCGACGGCACGCTGCAGCTGCTGCCGCAGGCCGACCTGCTGAGCAAGTGCGTGACGAAGGTGATCCTGCCGACCGGCGACATCGTCATCCAGGACGGCGCGCTGAGCACCGGCAAGGAGAACTACAAGGAGTTCTGGTACGCCCTGGTCGGCCTCGCCGGCGAGGGCCAGAACTTCGACGGCAACGGCATCTACGTCCGCTTCCAGCCGGGCGGCGGCATCCAGACGGTCTCGACCGGCAAGGGCTCGCTGTCGGGCGAGGAGCTCTTCGGCCGAAACGACCTGGCGCCGATCGGCAACCGGCCGGTCTATCCGGGCCGGCGCCCGCCGTACCGGCCCGACGTGCCGTGCTACACGCAGAAGATCCCGGACCTCAACGGCGCTGCCACCGGCCGGCCCGACGCGTCGACGGAGAGCACGCCGCCGCCGCTCGGCGACGCGACCGGCACCGTGGCGCCGCTCGTCGGCACCGTCGGCGACATCCTCAACGGGCTCACGCAGCAGGTCGTCTCGCTGGCCGACCAGACGCTGCCGCCCGGCCCGATCGGCGGGATCCCCGAGACGGCCGGCAACACCGTCACGACGGCCACCGGCGCGCTGCCCGCCGGGCGTTCGGCGTCGCGGCGGGCGGCGGCGCGGCGTGCGGCGGCCCGCCGGCGCTCCGCCAAGCTGCGGACGGCCCGGACGCGCTCGGCGCCCCGGATCTCCCGGGACGACGTCGCCGGGCAGCTGCTCGACCGCCTGAACCCGTTCCGGGCGGCCGGGGTGGGGCGGACGGCGAGCAGGGGCGCCAGGTCCGCGGCCAGGAGCGGCGGATGA